The nucleotide window TATATGAATTCCCACGCAAAGCATGGGAACAAGCAAAAAGCAAGATTCAGGGCTTGCCCTGCAATATTTTTTTGGAACGGCCTGTATAGATTGTTGAAATTTGAAATAACCGGCGGATGGAGATGGGGCTCCCTGTTTTTGTATGGTTTTTAATAGATCGTCTGTTCGAAAAACTTCCTGGGCGTCCAGTTAAACCGAGGCCGAACCAAGAGCGCTTGCGCGCCCCGGCAGGATGCTGCTCTGCCGCGGCCCCCCATGCCCATTGGGCGGGATCTTACCTTTTGGATTTTAGAGGCAATGTAGGCGCACAGCTTGCTGTGCTTTTTGTGGGTGCATGGGCGCGAAACCCAACGATAAACAGCTTGGCAAGTTAACTGAAACTGAGTTGGGCTGGCCGGCGAACAGCGTTGCTGAACTCCAGGACTACCTGACAATGCTCCTTGGGGCGTTGTCCTTCATTTGCTCCAGCGTCTCCAGGTACAGGGTCTCTTCCGGTTGGTGAGAAACCGCCTGCTCCATGTCCTCAATGGCGCCTTCGAAATCCCCAAGCAGCCATTTGAGCTTGCCCCTGGCCCACCAAATCAGGTGGAGGGAGGAGTCGGCGCTCAGGATGTCAGTGGCTAATCCCTTAAACTCGACTACTGATTCTTGATATTCACTTTTCTTAGGTTTAACATTTACTGCGATGGAAATATCTTCAATCGCTCCTTTAAAATCTCCATAATGCCAACGGTGATAGGATCTCAACCACCTTTCCATGTGGTCGTCGGGAATTCGAGAAAGAGTGGAGTTTAAGGATTCTATCTGATCCTTATTCTTCATGTAATAGACTTCTTCGGGAGTCTTGCCTATGTACGAGACCTCTTTTTCGGCTTCATTCTTTAAGTTTCGGCACCAGAGCACGTGGGGCTGATAATAATCGGAAGGGAATAATTCCAAGGCTTTGGCCGCATCAGCCAGAACGCCTTCCCAGTCCTCCAGTTCTTTTCGCAGTTGAGCGCGTTCGAAATAGAGCGTTGGATTATCGGGATCATTACTGATGGAATTGGTATATGCTTGCTCCACTTGTTGTGTTCTTTCTAAAACAAAACTATCTACTATAGCCATGTCAGCCAAATAGCCTGTCTCATCTCCCAAAGATTGCTTTGCTATAGCTCGAAGCTCATAATCACGGGTATTGGGGCTACTTGGATGAAGTTCGATACACTCTGTGTAAACATCTATTGCGCTTTGTAATTTTCCAGCATTTTTTAATGCACTTGCTTTTGACCATAAAACGTATCTTTGGCCTTCTTTTCCCACAATATTAAGGTATGCGTCAAAATCATGTACGGCCCCTAAATAGTCTTTTTTACGATTTGCTTTGTAAAAGGCCCTGTTCAAATAGGATTTTGCATTTTGGGGAGCATTTAAAATTTCCTGATCAAGGTCTTCTAAAATATGATCTTTCCCGGAAGCAACTATTTGTTCTATAGCGGCTTCATCTTCCAAAGCGCCGCCTTCGTCGCCGGTTTTTCTTTTTAACCGGGCTCTCGTTTTTAGCGCTTCAGTGTGAGTTGGGGTAAGACCAATCGCCCTATCCAGATCACGCAAAGCGTTATCCAGGTCTCCATTTTCGAAATAGGCGTATCCTCGCACAGCCAGAATATCGGCATTCTCAGGGTAGTATTTTAACATTTCAGTCAAGCAGGAAATGGTGTACTCAGGAGTGGCGCCGACAAAAAAGCAATTTTGGAAATCGTCAGCATAGGCGTCTGGATAAGCCTCCATGGGATGCAGAACCGTTAAGAAACACCATAGGGCCAATAGCGCCAGTGATCGGACAGTCGTAATATTTAGGTTCATATTTTCGCCGCCTCTTGTTCAGAGTTATTTAAAAATTGCCGGAGTTTAAATTTCTCTATCCGACGGAGCCCCCGCATGCACAGCCCATTCCATAGGAAGTTTTTTGCCATTTTATTGCACAATTTTTCCTTATTTCCACAATTTCTCCCCAATTAATAGCTTGTAACAGTCTTTCTCAAAAGATACTGTACCGTCAACCTATGATTTATATAGCGGAATATAGGCGGATTTATGACAGATCCTTGCCGGGTTCAATTTCCTGCACATCCGCTATGTTTCGGCCCTGACCATTTTTTGCCAAAGGAGGCGCCCCTTGAAACAAATCGCTCTTGCCGCTTTGCTGGTTTTTTCCCTGTTCACTGCAGGATACGCCGGAAACAATACAGGATTCGACCAGCCCGTTGAATCCGTGCTCATGCCCTGGGAGGATTATCTTTCCCTGCGGGACCAAGCCGAGGGAGAGGAAAGCGAACGCACCTGGGCATATTCCTATGAAAGCGCCTTATATGAGGCCAAGGGCCGGGTGGAGGAAGAGGAAATGCTGTTGACCTTTTCGGCCTCCATCAGGGTAAGGCTTTTTGGCGAGGATGAAACCGGCGTTCCCTTCCTTTCTTCCGAGCATAACCTGGAGTCCCTGCAAATCGACGGAACGGACGCCTCCTGGGTTAAAAAGGGAAACCGGCTCCTGGCCTATGTTTCGGGCAAGGGCGCCCATACCATATCGGCGGATTTCACCAAAAAAATCAGCGCCCGGCACTGGCCCAGGACTATAGACCTAAGCCTGGTTCCCATCCCCAAAAGCCATATCGTGCTGGACGTCCCGGACAAGGAGGTGGAAGTGCAGTTGGTACCGGGAACATCCCTGTCCAGCGATCCGTACGACGGGGGCTTGATCGTCCGTTGCGGCATTCCCGCCGTGTCTTCGGTGAACATCCGCTGGCATCAGAACAACGCGGAAAAAAGGACCGTGCCCGTGAAGATGAGCGCGACGGTCAGTTCTTACATCTCCCTGGATGAGCAAGGGGGATTTTGCCGGAGCAACGTGGATTTTCGTATTTTGCAGGGAGAAAAGAATTATTTTCAAATCATGGCGCCGGATTGGATGGACATCATTGACGTAAAAGCCGTCAAAGGAGAAGCCGCCATATCCCAATGGTTTACCGAATCCTCGGAAAACGGCAAGATCGTGCACGTCTACAGCCCATATAAGCAGACCAAGGATTTCGCCGTATTGATCGACGGAGAAAAAACCGAAACAAAGACAACGTACTCCATGGACATCCCCCATATCGTCCCCATGGACGTGGAGCGGTGCGAAACCCGACAAAGCGGCTATAAATCATCCCTCGTCTCATGAAAGTCGTTTTTCATCCGGTCGGCCACTAACTGGGAAACTCTGGCGGCGATTATTTCAATATCATTTTCGGAAATTGAAGCTGGCTTTTGAGGCGCCTCAAGGACTGGCTCCATCCAGTCCGCTTTGGAAAGTTCAATTTTCGGCTTTTCCTTTCCAGCGTTTTTCAATGCCTCGGGCCATATGACATCGATCAGTTCTTTGGCGCCAAGCCCGTAATGAGCGGCGCATAAGGCGCGGATGACAAAGTCGACATGGATGTCCGGCTGTTGCTTGCCTTTCTCCCAGCGGGAAACAGTAGATTGCTGGACGCCGATCTTATCGGCAAAATCCTTGGCTTTGAGCCGCATATTTTTTCTGAGAAAGCGAATCTCTTCTCCGCCAAGCAAACTTGGCTGCATGATTAACTTGCGGCCGAGCAAGGCGTTCAGGTCTTTCACCCGGGGAAGGGCCATCAACCTTTCGCCGCAGGAGCACTCAAAGACTTCGACATCGGTAAGAAACACATGATCCAGCCCGGAACCCTTATAGCGATGTCTGCCTGTAATCGCCGCCATTTCCGACTTACATTGCGGGCACTTCATTTTTTAAACCTCTCGTCATGACACGTGATGATCGTTGCCTGCCGCCCATCAACGTTAATTGCTATTTGGATGCTCAATGGGTCTCCTTCAATGTCCACTCCGGTCATTTCCGCTTTCCAGTTTTCAAATTCCGGATCCCATTCGAAGCGAAGAACCTCGCCGCAATCAATGACGTTCTCAACGTCCTCAATTTCCACATTGCGGTCGTCCATCCGCTCAAAGCAATGGTCGCTATAAAAAATCGTTCCAAACCTGGACGCATCTCGAATGAGTCTCGTAAGCTCTTCCCTGGTCATATTATCACCATTTTTTGACCTAAAGTCAATTTTTATTGACTACAAGCTCATTGCTCAATCCTTTCCAACCACGCCTTGGCCGGGGCGTAGCCCAGGGCGGCGGATTGCCGCATGACCTGCTCGGCGCGGTCGTGATCCTCCCGGATGATGAGGACTCTGGCCCAAAGGTACAGGCCTTTGGGATCTCCGGCTTTGGCGGCCTCTTTGGCCCATTCTTCGGCCAGGTCGATCATATCGTTTTCAAAATAGATTTTGGCGAGCAGCACCTGGGCTGAGGTATGGCCCTGCTTGGCGGCCTTGCCGAGCCAAATCACGGCCTGGGTCAAGTTTTCATGCACTCCCCAACGGCCGGTATAGGCCAGGCCCAGGTTTTTCTGGCATTCGGCGTCGCCCATGTCCGCGCCTTTGCGATACCACTCCAGGGCTTGCTTATAGTCCGGGTTATCGCCTTGCAGATATACCGCGCCCAGGGAGGCGAAGGCGGGCCCCACCTTTTGCTCCGCCGCTTTCTCATACCACTTGACGGCTTTTTTCGTGCTTTGGCGGACGCCTTCGCCTTGATAATACATGTCCCCCAGCATATTTTGAGCGGCGCCCAATCCCAGGCCGGCGGCCTTTTCCAGCCATTTGACGGCCTTTTTCGGATTCTTGGGAGTTCCGATTCCCTGGCGGTGCATGAGGGCTGCGTTGTACATGGCGGAGTATTGCCCCTGGTCCGCGGCGCGCTCCCACCATACCAGGGCCTTTTCCATGCTTTTAGGAACGCCCGTGCCGCTGGAATAGGCCAACGCAAGGCCCATCTGGGCCAAGACATGGTCTTGGGCTGCGGATTTTTCCAGCCAGAATATGGACTGCTCCATGTCCAGGGGAAGCCCCTCTCCCTTGGCGTACCGGGAGGCCAGCTCAAACTGGGCGTTGGCGTCGCCGTTCCTGGCGGCTTGAATCAGGGCGTTGGAATCCTGGGCGCAGACAAAGGAGGCGGCGCACAGCCAGGCAAATACGGCCAACAAAAACAAACAAAACGCTTTGGCCGTTGCAATCCTGTTTGTCAAATCGTTCCCATGCTTTGCGTGGGAATGCATATAATAAGACATTGAAATCATATTAATCACATTTTTAGTATCGGGTTGAATTACGCCCTGATGCGCATTCCCACGGGACCGAGAAAAAGACACTGACTCCCCGTTTTCGGGATTGCAGCGTCTTGATTATGCAGGGTTTCAGAGCCCTGTATGCTTGTTTGGACGCAGCTTTCGTATAACATATCCAATACAAAGCTGAAAACCGGATTTACTGCTTTTGCTCCTTTTGGCGGGATTTGATCAATTCCAGGTTCAGGCGGGCGTTTTCATAGTCGGGATTGTTCTTAAGCGCCGTCTCCAGATGCCGGATGGCGTCGTCCTGGTAGCCCAGGTTGTAAAGCACGGCAGCCATTTTATTGTGGGTTTCGGGATGGTTCGGCTTGATCTCCAGGGCCTTGGAAAGGTGGGTGTATGCTTCTTCCAGGCGGCCCAGGCTGATAAGCACGGTGGCCAGAAGGTATTGAGCGTCAAAGTCGTCGGGGGAAATGTAGCACAGGGTCTTAAGCTGGTTCCGGGCGCCCAGGGGGTTGCCGGTTTTCAGCATAAGCAGGGCCAGGTTTCTTCGGACCTCGATGTTTTCCGGCTCGATTTCCAGGATGCGGTTTAATTGATTGGCTCCAGCCTCGATATTGCCGGTCTTGAAATAGATGGACGCCATGTTGTTCAAAGCGTCCACGGATCTGGGGGCCAGGCTGAGGGCGGCCTGCACATAGAAAGCGGCTTCCTTGTCCTGGCCCGCCGCAGCCAGCAAAGACCCCATGTTGTTGTATGCCTCGTAATTTCTGGGGTCGAGCTGGATGGCTCTGGCGAAAAAGTCCCGGGCTTCTTTGGACTCTTCCAGTTTCAGGCTCATCAGGCCCAGGTTGTTGTAGACGTTGCTGTCGTTAGGGGCCAGGTCCCGGGCCATGGTAAAATGCTGCAGGGCCTCCTTAAAACGCCCCATGTCAACCAGCAGCGCACCGATCTTGCAATGGGTCCGAACCTTGTAGTCGGGCAAAAGCAGGCCTTTTTGCAGTTCCGCCAGGGCCTCGTCCAAACGCCCCAGGCGTTTCAGGGAGGCGGCCAGGTTGAACCGGGCTTTTAGGTACGAAGGATTGATCTCCAGGGTCTTGCGGAACTCCTCGACAGCCTGTTCAAAACGGCCCCGGGCCATATACTCGATGCCGATGCAATGATGGGCCAGGTAGTTGTCCTTGGTGTTGTCGCGAGCCTGGGAAAACAGGGTCAGAGAGTTTTGCCAATAATAAACCTGGCGCTTGGCCGCCATGGCCGGCGCGGCGATGAGCAAGGCCGCCAGAACCGCGACGGCCGGCTTGGGGATGTTTTTGCTTTTTAACAGGTCCCCCGCCCCCCATACGAGCATGATAAAAAGCCCCACGCCCGGGAGATACAAGGCCCGGTCCACCATGGCGGGAAACACGCCGGTGCGAAAAAAGAGCCCCAAATAAGGCAGGATGATTCCCAAGTACCAAAGCCAGCCCACGATCAAATAAGGCCGTTTGCGGCGAAGATGCAGGCAGGCGCCGGTTACGAGAACCAGCAGGGCCAGGGCGACCAGGGGCTTGGCCAGGGACATGGTTTCCGGCATGGGATAGAATATGGAAAGATTCGTGGGCCACAGGGCTTTTCCAACATAGGCGATATAGGAATACAGGGCGTTTTCAAGGCGCAGGAAATACCCCACGTCCTGAGCGTCCACAATCTGCCCTTTGGCCGAAAAGGCCAGGTAATTCAAATATCCCACTCCCAGGCATAAAACAAATAAGGGGGCTTTTTCCAAAATCAGGGTGCGCCAGGGCTTGTCCGGCTCGCCGAAAAGGGAAGCCAGGGGAGCGTCTTCCGGACCTTTTAACCAAGGCGTCCGATGCAGCGGCCAGTAGTCCAGCAGAAACAAGGCGAACATCACGGGCATGACCGGCGCCTTGGACATGAGCGCCCCCAAAAAGCACAGGCAAACCCAGGCGTAGCGGCTCCATTGGGGCTTGGCCGTGTATCGGGCGTAGGAAAGAAAAAACAGCATGATGAAAAAGCCGGACAGGGTGCTTTTTCTCTGCACGGCCCAGGCCACGGCTTCCACGTTCAAAGGATGGACGGCGAAAAGCAAGGCGACAAGCGCGCTGGGCCAAAGCCTTTTGGTCATTATTTTCAGGGCGAAGAACAGCAGCCAGGCGCTGGCCAGATGCAATAGCAGGTTGACCAGATGATACCCCCAGGGGTTGAGCCCTCCGAGTTGGTAATTGGCGGCCAAAGAAAGCCAGGTCAGGGGATACCAATAGTCCCTTGGTTGGGAGACGGAAAACATCCAGCCGATGTCCGGGGACGCCAAGCCCCGATGCAGGTCGTTGTTTTCCAGAATCTGCACCTTGTCGTCCAAATTGATGAACTCGTGGCCCGGCAGAGCCCAATATACGAACACGACGGCCATCGCAATCAGCAGGCAGGCCGTCAGGGTTTGGTTGTCGCGCAACAGGTCGGCGAAGCTCTTTTGCGGAGCGGGCGTTTGGTCGCTTATTTTTTTCATGTGGTCGTTGTTGGCATTCAAAGCCGGCAGCCTTTCCGGAAAGGGGCGCAAAAATCGGGAGCAAACCAGTTCGCGGTTGGTTCTTCGCAGTATGGGGCGGCGGCCCCTGCAGTTTTCTATAAATATAAATCCACCCTGCCAATATATAACCGTTTTCACGGGTTAGCGCAAGCCTGATCCCCCGGAAGCATGCAAGGCGCCCAGCCCGCCCGGTTGAACGGCGCCGCTTTTCGTTTTTTTCACCCATTTCATGGGCTTGGGACGACAGGAATATTGACAGGCGCCCCGCGTAAGGCTAACTGTAATATTCGGAGGCGGGACATGAGGGTGGCGTTTATCCAAAATTTTTTTGAAGAACTGACCGGTCCCTTGATTCTTTGCGAATTGCTGGAAAGGCAAGGGCATAGGGTGAAGTTTTTTCTGCCGGAACGCGCTTGGACGCGCAAGCTCAAGGCCTTTTCCCCGGAAATGGTCGCCATGTCCGTGTGCACGGGGGAGCATCCGGGAATGCTGGAGACAGCCTCCTGGGTGAAAAAATTCCTGGACCCGGCGCCCTTGGTGGTCATGGGCGGGCCTCACCCGACTTTTTTTCCCGAAGTGATCGAGCATCCCTGCGTGGACGCCATATGCCGGGGGGAGGGGGAAAACGCCTTTCCGGCCTTTGCCGCCTCCATCAACGGCAAGGGGCCGGCCGTGGACGTAGACGGATTTTGGATCAAAAGGGAGGGACGGGTTTATAAAAATCCGCCGGCGCATCTGGTGGAAGACCTGGACCAGATCCCCATTCCCAGCCGAAAAAACCTCTTTACGGATTATCCGTTCATCCAAAAGCTGCCCTTCCGCAAGATGATAACCGGCCGGGGCTGCCCGTATAATTGCAGCTATTGCTACAACCGGGCCTTGAAGGACATCCTCAAAGGCAAGGGGCGGTATTTACGCCGTCGAAGCGTAACCCACGTGGTGGACGAAGCGGCGTACCTGAAGCGAACCTTCGGGACAAAATTCATCGATTTCAACGACGACATCTTTACCGTGGATCCTGACTGGATTTTGGAGTTTTCCGACCAATACGCCAGCCGGGTCAAGGTTCCCTTTTGCTGCAATGTGCGGGTGGACAGGCTGGACGAGCAAGGCGCCAAAGCCCTGGCCAGGGCCGGATGCCGGGTGGTCAAGTTCGGCCTGGAAAGCGGAGACGAGTATTTTCGGCGCACGGTGTTGAATAAGAGCACCACGGACGACGACATACGACGCTGCGCCGAAATCCTCCATGCAGCCGGGATGAAAATCCAGACCTACAACATGCTTGGCCTGCCAGGAGAAACTTTGCAGCAAGCCATGAAAACCGTGCGGCTGAATCAGGAAATCAAGCCGTATTATGCGTGGTGCTCCCTGGCCCAGCCCTATCCGGGCACGGCCATGGCCGAGCAGTTCGCCCAAGCGCCGGAGCAGGTCAAGGATCAGGTGGAGCATTGCCCGGCAAGCTGGTTCGACACCAGCATCGCTCCTTTGGAAGACCGGGAGCGACTGATCAACCTGCACAAGTTTTTCGCCCTGCTGGTGCGCTTTCCCAAACTGGAGCCTTTGGTCATGAAGCTGGTGGAACTGCCTGAGAACGGGCTTTTTCGCGCCGTCTACCAGGCGGTCTACGGCCTGCATATGAAAGCCATGGTCAAGGCAAGCTGGCCGCGCGTATTGAGCATGTATCTCAAATTGAGAAAGCAGTATTGACTCATGATCCTGAACCCCAAAAAAATCCGGCGGGCGCTGTTTTTGCTGCCCGGCCCTTATGTGTATGAAGACCGGTGCCAGTCGTACATCGGAAAGGGGTCTTTTTTCG belongs to Desulfatibacillum aliphaticivorans DSM 15576 and includes:
- a CDS encoding tetratricopeptide repeat protein, with translation MNLNITTVRSLALLALWCFLTVLHPMEAYPDAYADDFQNCFFVGATPEYTISCLTEMLKYYPENADILAVRGYAYFENGDLDNALRDLDRAIGLTPTHTEALKTRARLKRKTGDEGGALEDEAAIEQIVASGKDHILEDLDQEILNAPQNAKSYLNRAFYKANRKKDYLGAVHDFDAYLNIVGKEGQRYVLWSKASALKNAGKLQSAIDVYTECIELHPSSPNTRDYELRAIAKQSLGDETGYLADMAIVDSFVLERTQQVEQAYTNSISNDPDNPTLYFERAQLRKELEDWEGVLADAAKALELFPSDYYQPHVLWCRNLKNEAEKEVSYIGKTPEEVYYMKNKDQIESLNSTLSRIPDDHMERWLRSYHRWHYGDFKGAIEDISIAVNVKPKKSEYQESVVEFKGLATDILSADSSLHLIWWARGKLKWLLGDFEGAIEDMEQAVSHQPEETLYLETLEQMKDNAPRSIVR
- a CDS encoding type II TA system antitoxin MqsA family protein, whose protein sequence is MKCPQCKSEMAAITGRHRYKGSGLDHVFLTDVEVFECSCGERLMALPRVKDLNALLGRKLIMQPSLLGGEEIRFLRKNMRLKAKDFADKIGVQQSTVSRWEKGKQQPDIHVDFVIRALCAAHYGLGAKELIDVIWPEALKNAGKEKPKIELSKADWMEPVLEAPQKPASISENDIEIIAARVSQLVADRMKNDFHETRDDL
- a CDS encoding DUF4258 domain-containing protein, producing the protein MTREELTRLIRDASRFGTIFYSDHCFERMDDRNVEIEDVENVIDCGEVLRFEWDPEFENWKAEMTGVDIEGDPLSIQIAINVDGRQATIITCHDERFKK
- a CDS encoding tetratricopeptide repeat protein; the encoded protein is MTNRIATAKAFCLFLLAVFAWLCAASFVCAQDSNALIQAARNGDANAQFELASRYAKGEGLPLDMEQSIFWLEKSAAQDHVLAQMGLALAYSSGTGVPKSMEKALVWWERAADQGQYSAMYNAALMHRQGIGTPKNPKKAVKWLEKAAGLGLGAAQNMLGDMYYQGEGVRQSTKKAVKWYEKAAEQKVGPAFASLGAVYLQGDNPDYKQALEWYRKGADMGDAECQKNLGLAYTGRWGVHENLTQAVIWLGKAAKQGHTSAQVLLAKIYFENDMIDLAEEWAKEAAKAGDPKGLYLWARVLIIREDHDRAEQVMRQSAALGYAPAKAWLERIEQ
- a CDS encoding tetratricopeptide repeat protein, with amino-acid sequence MNANNDHMKKISDQTPAPQKSFADLLRDNQTLTACLLIAMAVVFVYWALPGHEFINLDDKVQILENNDLHRGLASPDIGWMFSVSQPRDYWYPLTWLSLAANYQLGGLNPWGYHLVNLLLHLASAWLLFFALKIMTKRLWPSALVALLFAVHPLNVEAVAWAVQRKSTLSGFFIMLFFLSYARYTAKPQWSRYAWVCLCFLGALMSKAPVMPVMFALFLLDYWPLHRTPWLKGPEDAPLASLFGEPDKPWRTLILEKAPLFVLCLGVGYLNYLAFSAKGQIVDAQDVGYFLRLENALYSYIAYVGKALWPTNLSIFYPMPETMSLAKPLVALALLVLVTGACLHLRRKRPYLIVGWLWYLGIILPYLGLFFRTGVFPAMVDRALYLPGVGLFIMLVWGAGDLLKSKNIPKPAVAVLAALLIAAPAMAAKRQVYYWQNSLTLFSQARDNTKDNYLAHHCIGIEYMARGRFEQAVEEFRKTLEINPSYLKARFNLAASLKRLGRLDEALAELQKGLLLPDYKVRTHCKIGALLVDMGRFKEALQHFTMARDLAPNDSNVYNNLGLMSLKLEESKEARDFFARAIQLDPRNYEAYNNMGSLLAAAGQDKEAAFYVQAALSLAPRSVDALNNMASIYFKTGNIEAGANQLNRILEIEPENIEVRRNLALLMLKTGNPLGARNQLKTLCYISPDDFDAQYLLATVLISLGRLEEAYTHLSKALEIKPNHPETHNKMAAVLYNLGYQDDAIRHLETALKNNPDYENARLNLELIKSRQKEQKQ
- a CDS encoding B12-binding domain-containing radical SAM protein, translated to MRVAFIQNFFEELTGPLILCELLERQGHRVKFFLPERAWTRKLKAFSPEMVAMSVCTGEHPGMLETASWVKKFLDPAPLVVMGGPHPTFFPEVIEHPCVDAICRGEGENAFPAFAASINGKGPAVDVDGFWIKREGRVYKNPPAHLVEDLDQIPIPSRKNLFTDYPFIQKLPFRKMITGRGCPYNCSYCYNRALKDILKGKGRYLRRRSVTHVVDEAAYLKRTFGTKFIDFNDDIFTVDPDWILEFSDQYASRVKVPFCCNVRVDRLDEQGAKALARAGCRVVKFGLESGDEYFRRTVLNKSTTDDDIRRCAEILHAAGMKIQTYNMLGLPGETLQQAMKTVRLNQEIKPYYAWCSLAQPYPGTAMAEQFAQAPEQVKDQVEHCPASWFDTSIAPLEDRERLINLHKFFALLVRFPKLEPLVMKLVELPENGLFRAVYQAVYGLHMKAMVKASWPRVLSMYLKLRKQY